ACATAAAGTGTATTATCCCACGCCCGACGAAAATCAGTTTTCGGAAATGTTGGCCAGCCTTTCATTTGTAAGCTGTGCTCAACTAAACGTTCAGCAGAAGATACATCTAGACGAGGACTAGTTAAAACTCCAACTTTACAGTAAAACTCTCCTAAAATAAAAAATTTGCAACTCAGTGAGATATATGAAAACGAAATAAACAAACGGATAATCCTTGAAATACTCATTAAACACAATAACTAAATTTTTAATTGGAATAAAATCTAGTGCAACTTAGTAACTAATTGCAGATTCGTGTATTCAGCCTTGATCCACACTTCTGAATTTTGGGTTAGCGAAATCACTCGACAGCTTAAATTAAGGTGAGTGAAAATGACTTCAAACGAGCAACCAAGTATGCGACAGTTGAGTGCTCTAATCCTACCTGATAAGCGAACATTTCTAAAGCGCGATGCTAACACATAGAAAATGTCAGATTTCGATACATCGTTGGTGGCTTAACTAAAAACAAATTGTTAATGCCGTATGATTTCTAGTCATTCCTTACATTGCACTAACTCAAAAGGTAATTCCACAAATAATCAAAAAGGCTTACCAGCGTAACGACTGAGAATATCATATAAAATCCCAAGAACCCATAAGGATGCAGTTAGATCATCTTCATGTAGGCAGCGCTGGATAAAGATGGGAATTACAACTAATCGAACAAACTTACATGTAAGCCTTTTGTAAGACTATTATTGTAGTCGCCTGGAGATCGACAAAGTAACTTCTGTACATCTAAATAAATGTGAAACGAAATCAGACTAGAGTCATAATAATGCCTCTGGAAATTACTGTTTACTCTCAAATAGTAGATATATAAGTATGCAACAGCAATCataaaataatgacaaaaaacagaaaatacatctTACCGTGAATAAATAATAGCATGTGACACAATACGCCAAAATGGATTCCATTAAATGACGAATTATAATTGTAATACCAAAGAGGATTAGCTGACATAGCATTCGATGCGGAACAGTAACATCGTACCTGAACAAAATTCTCAGTAGGAGTGGTTGGACAATAAATAGCAAATGGTTGAAGCTGCTAAATGTTATATATGTGAGTTTTAGAAGATTCATCAGCTAGAAAGATGATATTTACCAGCTAATTACAATTTGAATGGCTTTAGACAGATAAACAGTCAGTGACAACGTGGAACCTGTACATCGGTCCAGACTGTCATACCAAATAGCAGAGATGAAATTATTAGCTCAAACCCCAGAATAGTAGATGAAGTAACAGTATCAGGGGTGATTGAAAAGATTAGGTATCAAAGAAACGAGTCAAGAAAATGTAAATTAGTGAAATGAAAACACAGGAAAAGTTATGGGGAATTCAAGAGCTCAGAACTCGTGCGAAGACAAAAAATGAATGCACCTGTTCCAATCCAAACGACTTTGAGTCATAACATGAACAACAACTGCATACAAATCGTACATAGATAACAGTGAGGAGTTATGTTAACAATCAGGAAAAGGTGTTAATCAATATCAATGCGATGTACATGAGTGAAGATTTCGAAATGCAATATCATTTATTTCTAAAATAGCAAGTGTATAATTGAAATCGAGTTATTAGCTATTACATACCAATTTACGGTCTTATACTTTCATTTTATACAATTTTACATCGGACAATGCAATCAAAGGTCATTGAACATGTGCCTGGATGGTTTTAAAACCAATTAGTGTCGAATGATCCGGTTAACgtgggaggtagaaaaccatgtttatcgatagcgaaacatattgaaatggggcacaaaattgacattaatacaacttttaaaacgttgcatagaaattgtcaaggacgaattctCAAGTTTactgaagccttggctattcgtaaatttaagcTCCTCTTACGTGTACAAagacaatttgtcgtaaccatGAAATTACCCTGGTAATTAATAaatcattctatggcctaggataacgcgataatttcttattctttctatacgaTGTAAGATTGTTCCTCTCCCCTTtgttactttttacttgaaattttatttagttGACCCTTATTGATTTCCATATTaaatgccctgacaagtatgtgtgaccagattgttcgaaatgtatggcgcaaatacatcacatttttcagatcaactccgtcttctcattgttctatcgaaatttatatatatatatatatatatatatatatatatatatatatattcctgttCCTATTCTTATTCTTCTCCTGACCCCGTAAACAATTTCATCTACGGTTTGTGTTCTGATATGTTGGAGATTGGGGGAGAGTTTTGGGGTCGTACTGGAATATCTGAAGTTGGTCAGTCGGTAGAAATTAGAGTAGCCACCCCGCGGTCcacaacaatatatatattatacatGAAGTAATTCATAAACCAAATATGGGTTTCCAACTAAGACATCCAATTACATTTCCAGTGATTTTTACATCAACGACCCAAACAACGAGTCGAAGTAGGTTGAGAAAACGCAATCACAAAACACTTTAGTGACGAAACTAAAACACGGAAAACCAACTCTATGATTATCAAATTAGAAATCACTGATATAACATTTGAGGTGTCACATCCTTATGGCTTACCTGCCATTTTACCAACTTCTCCATGGTGATCCTTCAAGAATAAATAACTTGCAACTAACATAAAACACACGATTATGCTTGAAATAAGAATCAAATTAGGGATATTTGAGACACTGCAAGGGAAATGCTTCccaaataagaaataatttgaAAAGCTGTTCTTTTGATCACGCTGCTTTCGGCTACGAACAAGATCATTGAAATCAGTATCTTCAGATAAAATAGAAACACCGTGATATGTCGGCTTATCAAGATTCCTAGATGGTGGAGTGAAGAGAAGACCAGGAGACGTTGTGATTCCAGTATCTCGCGATTTCATGTTCCTAAAGTCAGTGGAAGAAGATATTTGGAATTTTATTAATGACACGAATTTTAATGACGAACCGTAAAACCACTTAATACAAATACAAACCAACTAATTTAACCTACTGAGGCAGAAGTCAAACACTATGACATCCCACTGTCTTGATTGACGTTAGGACTTTTGTACTACCCACAGTGGGCATGGTAATTGTACTGTCACCTGGATCTAAAATATTGGTTTCCATTATCACTCACAGACCGCGCAAAACGCGGTTCCTTTGTCTCAGGTCAAAATTCGATTGGCCAGGTTAGTCTACAACACTACCATGAGTTGAGGGATAGTTGTGTAACATAAGGACCCATTGTTTTGTTGTAATTTTAGGGACGAACCCCCAGAAATCACAACGAGCAGTATCTTGGAAGTATCTACACATGTTCAAGATTGGAAAACAGTGGTAACCCTGATGTAAATTTTTATTGCATTCTTGTCTGTCGCAGCTTTTCACTGTGATTATTATTGCTTAACTTcatacatatgtcaataagtgGTAATTTACTTTAAGTGATATTATCATGTTTCAAGATTGGATTATGCATAGAGTTAAACACGCAGCTCTAAATACAACTAAGCATATTTGAATTTTTAAAACACTGTGATAGGTACTTCAGAAGCTGTCCAGACGGCTGCAAAATGACAGCACTTTAACTGGTTACGTGAAATATTACCTGCTTAAATATGCACAGTTGAAAATTGCTTGAAATAAAAGACTAAATGAAACAAAGAGCAAACCTGAACGGAGAGGAATATAATCTCTTGAAGAAAGGGCTCTGAGTGGACTTTTCTATATCAGAACTATCTGTATCTGATATTTGTAAACGATCATTGCTGTGTGAGGAACGACGAACACTAAGTTTGGATTTTGCATAAACAGACTCATCCCTTGGAGACCTAGGTTTCGTAAATTCATGGGCACTCCGATTGAGCCAACCAGTAACTCTGGACAAGGTGGATGACATCGAACTTGGTTTTGATAATTCCTCATCTGTATCATCGTCTACAGAATCATCcttaatataaatatacgttTTCCTGGTGGGTGTATAATCAACTGAGCTCTGATTGAGGTCACGTGAAAATCTTTGTGCAGGATACTGCGTATGTGAAGAAACTGAAGTGATCATATCAGAATCGTTACGAAACTTATTCACGGGTTCCGCTTGAGATGCTCCTATTGGGATTAAGCTCGGAAGTATGTCAGTGTAAGGTTCAGATAAATCCACATGATGTCCGGTAAGAGATGGCTTGGATTTTGAATATTGTTTACTGGGAAAGTGTTTATTCTCTGTTCCTAGATCGAAAATTAAAAAGCAGAAGAGTAATTCCATGATCTGCATCCctgaaataattaatattatatgagCATATGACCATGCACAAGCCTGTTAATTCGATTTTCCAAATACTCAAGTATTATTAAGCCTTGAAGAAATAATCACGAACTTTATCTTTTTTTGAATGAGTATCAATGTATTTAGGATTGTCTACTTcaccaataaaaataaatacttgtaaGCTCGGAGTTTGTTTACTTACTTAACAATCATACAGATAGATACTGTGACAATAACCACGCACAATTAGGAGTTAATTGCTATGGAAAacccgacgacgtgaaacttacTACGTAAGGCTGCATACCTACAAAGTGCTAATAATAGTACCTCTAATTTGACGTATGGTTTGAACTTATAACATGCACAATAAAACAAGTGTGCAACAACAACTTAATTGTTGTTTAAAGCTAACTTTGCGTCACAACTATGCAAACTTGCTGAACGAAATATGAGAGAATAAGGAAATGGGATAGATTACTGTGAAGTGTATTTCAGCTTCATAGTAAAGGATAATAAATTGGTCCTAAGATACATAAAAGTTCAACTGAGAGACAAAAGACTATGATGTAGTTATACCAATGTTGCTTCTTATCCATGTTAGATATCGCACGGAGCGGCGAAGTTATGATTTCTAAAGCACTTTTGAGTGCTTAAATaaaccataaaatgaaaaactatTTATTACATTACAATGTACTAGACTGTCAGTTAATCTAATTTGGTCTCATTTTCAGAAATGTCACATGTGAATATTCTCCGCACCTACAAATTTCGTATTTGCTACAGATAGATGTGATATAAATGAATCCCCTTAGGACATGAATATTTGGCTTCTTATCATACAGATGACAAGAATGACAACTAAACACCTGAAAAAACCTCTGAATATGATATAAATGCAGCTGCTTACAAGGAAAGATCCCCAAATTATAGTCGTTTCAATTACTCAATCCAAGTAGAACAAAGTTTATTGAGAAACCATTCGTAAGTAATTGAAATCATGGTGTCTATACATCTACAATGCTTATAAGCTAGTACTAAACTTCGACAATGACATAAGCAACTTCAGAGATTTCATGAAAAGCAAAAGATATCGACTGTGTGTTGCAAAATATAGTATTACGAAGGTATACACAAGTAACTTTAGGATCAAATAACATACCTATGTCATGGTTCGATTCAATAGTTGTATGCTTACGACTGATTACACTGGAACCTTCTGTTCCTAAAGAGCTTGAATTTATAGTCCCAGTTGATTTGCGTGACTTAGGTATTTGTTTAGGTGTTTCTGACGCTTCTTTTGTCGAAATACCCACAGTGAATGACTTCTCCTTTTGGAGCTTTTCAAGTTTTTTTATATAAACAGACCTCGTAGTTGCCGTTATTGGACCTGGATCAAAGCCCAAAGCCTTGAGTTCCCTCCGCAGCTCATCGTCTCTTAAGGATGTTGCCATAAAAGTTTCGTACTAATGATGAATATTTTAGAGAAAAAACAGCCTATACAGTATTAAAAATGATTCAATCGACCCTAACCTAATAACTGTACGGTCAAGCGAACGAAACAGGCAACAACTTTTAAATGTGATACACCACAAAAGTTTAAGCAACGATGCTTCGCTATTACCTATGTTCAATATGTAAGTTTTCAAAATTTGAAATATGAACTTCGCTAAATAGAAGTAGCAAACTGCTTGTTCCTTGAGTTCTGAATACAGGCAGTCGAAAAACGCGCGTTATTTAAAAAgaacagtggtatttttcctcgctgagtaaaaattccattgttttgattgtttattacgtatcaagactactgttttcactttaattgaattcatttcagttaaagtattcgactagagtACCGTTTTTACCATTCTTTCAATTAGTTTTGTCATTAGTACTATTGAGTACCTCATTTTCaattgtatctgttagtacttttggtcctaacAATCTAGTTCTTCACTTTTtggtcattgattatttttttgtttctgagcATCATCGCATCTCGTTCCTCTTTGAAAAGGACTCCTtttaaatgaccggacagtgtaaaaaagcagttgccaacgtccgggttgtccTTATCCCGTTggaagcggcatgcagtgcaaCGAGTGCAAAAGCTGGTACCatgaagtttgcacgaacttaactcCTGcagctttcaaacggttcagtaagaaaggttgcgtatggctttgtcaacagtgctgttcggatgcaaacagcctgttaaccgaggccatctcactggttgatgctgcaaagaagtgttttagcaagcatagtcggaacacgtcaaacagcactcgatctgtcgacacACAAATCGACATGAAGCAAACTAAGGTTAGTTCGATAATAGATGACTCACGCCgatcaaagaaggaaaagcagtctccaaagggGCCTGCCTCAAGCTAAAGCTCAAGGAACGTAGgttcttctgttccccgtctcccagatgggatcccacaggaaacgcctagaagccgcaatcgcaaggctcgatcggtttcaagcggtaaacataacctgacctctcaggtcgtcgacaaccccccagaatccaacactaggtttgacgcaactgttgtTGCTTCtcccagcaccgttgacgagtgggtacaggttgtaaggaagaaaaaatGTAGCGACTTAAAAGGTAATCCTACCCTCGCGACAGTAGTCGTAAAATCGAgagctgatcatagcgacagatcagaTAATTTACATAGAATTAAGAagagcgagagctctgaacataaagctcgttttgagcatgacactGTGttgattaggcagctgcttaatcaactcatgcctcaaaatatcaccggggtcaccttgctaaatgtgtacagactagggagtctagcggacttaaaaccaaatcattccagactgcctaaagtagtattcaactcctcgaacgaacgtgacctaattttacagaatggacacaaattaaagggttcaggagttttTATCCGAAAAGAAttgccgttggcagaccgtgttaaaagacgggaagccgaaaaaggactACAACTTGGGTTAGACGCTGGAGAAAAGGACCTGAGAATTGTAAATTTTTGGGTtgtaaggcttcgacagagaatgatgccgaagccactctgggtgaagcacaaAGCCACTTGAACTGGCTTCAGATCTGTTATATCAATGCCcggagcttacttaataagcgatcggaactaggtgtacagattgactctacaaagccagacataatcgcaggtacagaaacctggctgacacaggctatagatagtatggaacttgatttcgagggttttacgttgaTAAGgaccgacagaacacaaaagcgtaaaggagggtgagtagctctattcattaggaatgatATCCCATTTGCCATTCTCGACAGTAtttcccatgagagtgggacgtgtgaattagttagtcttcgcttgaaatgcaagggacaagagctgctgattggtttggtctatcgcagtccaatcTGTGAGGTAAATAAAGTCCTGCtgagcagtctcaatacttggtcacaaagtggtcgatgtctaatcctatgGGACTTGAATGCActtatggtagactgggaaaatctgcggaCTGAATCGTCAGataattccttcgagcaggaactagttgatgcggttatcacatgtgctttAGTGCAACATGCGAAAGAAGCGAAAAGGTACTACctggacactgaatcatccttactagatctgaTACTCACTCACTATGTGGATAACGCTGCGAACCTCCATTATAttccacccctaggtaaaagtgatcacacagttttaactttcgacttccacataactgtcagtcacgagcacgcgtcagtccaatccagacctaacgtctggaaagcaaacataccagatatcatgcactcagcatcgttagtagattgaACAATAGGCccagagtcctcaattgaaacggcctgggacgcatttcgaaattcatacttaaaagttaccacacccacatcccttggactacaccaagggggccgagaaactccccaccatggttcagtaggtaagtccgcatccttctccgtaagagaagaaaaatgtgggatagatttaggttactggtgactgatgagacaaaatctcaaTATCGAAAAGCTCGAAAtacctgtgcctcgaccctccgtaagtctagaaagttgtacgaagaaaaaattgttaaggaatccatagaatgtcctgcacgcttgtattcctatataaaccaaaggacaaaaagaagaggaaatattctcGCACtgtggggagacagtactgccgcgtcattagtggaggacgactttggcaaggctcaagtgttctcgaactactttagcaatgtatataccatagaatcTCCCTTCCCGTCAGCGCATACAGATCCCCCACACATACattggatagcgtgaccattaaagaactcgttGTCTTTGATCTACTAAATAAGCtcgacataggtaaatccacggggcccgatgaattacatcctaggctactgaaggagtTATCTAACCGTTTAGgtatatgctttaacctatccgtaactCAGGGTCGTTCACCAAAAGACTGAAAGAACACCATAGTAAGTCCTGCCTTCGAAACAGGTaggaaacacaaacctgagaattaccgccccgttagcctgactagtgtggttgttaaaatcttataaaagattattcggaagcagctgtttaagtatctcgatacaAACCGGATgctttcggagaagcagcacggcttcagaataggttattcttgtctcactaacttattaattgctcgtgaaagctggtgcgctcttaaggaccagaagctacctgtagacgtagcctacatTGATTTCAACAATgcttttgacaaggttccaCACAACCGGCTGTAACATAAGCTAAGAAATGTCAGAATTGAAgccaatttattgatgtggataaaagatctcttagttgggcgtcaacaaagagtacgggtgaactcaaagttatctagctgggaaactgtgcttagtggagtgccccagggtacagttttggggtcagtgctattcctcttgtatgtaaatgaccttcctcatctcctatcatcatcggtcttgctatatgctgacgatgtcaagatatggagaacgacacgatgtgagggtgatagcttagaac
The genomic region above belongs to Schistosoma haematobium chromosome 2, whole genome shotgun sequence and contains:
- the MTRF1L_1 gene encoding Peptide chain release factor 1-like, mitochondrial (EggNog:ENOG410V4PZ~COG:J); the protein is MATSLRDDELRRELKALGFDPGPITATTRSVYIKKLEKLQKEKSFTVGISTKEASETPKQIPKSRKSTGTINSSSLGTEGSSVISRKHTTIESNHDIGTENKHFPSKQYSKSKPSLTGHHVDLSEPYTDILPSLIPIGASQAEPVNKFRNDSDMITSVSSHTQYPAQRFSRDLNQSSVDYTPTRKTYIYIKDDSVDDDTDEELSKPSSMSSTLSRVTGWLNRSAHEFTKPRSPRDESVYAKSKLSVRRSSHSNDRLQISDTDSSDIEKSTQSPFFKRLYSSPFRNMKSRDTGITTSPGLLFTPPSRNLDKPTYHGVSILSEDTDFNDLVRSRKQRDQKNSFSNYFLFGKHFPCSVSNIPNLILISSIIVCFMLVASYLFLKDHHGEVGKMADVQKLLCRSPGDYNNSLTKGLHRCLHEDDLTASLWVLGILYDILSRYAGEFYCKVGVLTSPRLDVSSAERLVEHSLQMKGWPTFPKTDFRRAWDNTLYVLLHVGKTHFSLVAVDVSKSELGPLNRVIQITELESLKPYFPGVCRLRRCFQWFAGVCVTFFWIVLVCVIILGVCYGVYLLRSRKLRALERQNCRVRELVAEVVYLLQDQLRENEASANQPPYVPVYMIRDRLRQKHHDLDRLWPEVTRYVYEVETCIGVQEWRGVGETWQWQSGTGWQGSALMDTSQKPSFIVPPTECLKIRNMFSTESIDERGRKRIKRELLKKLMPCGSILHIGLDSVGINGLVYVKCADPETAGRVFHSIHANYFDGRLLTVKFLRDNKYCLRFPEAHSIKQPLQIEDFE